The genomic interval GTTCTTCTGCATCTGCGGGCGGCGCAGGTCGATGACGCGATGGGTCAGGCGCACGTTTTCGGAGAGGTTGTCCTCGTCGAGCTGGAAGGGCGGCGTGGCGGCGGCGTTGAGGATCTCGATCTCATGGCAAAGGATTTCGATCTCACCCGAGGAGAGGTTCGCATTCTCGGTGCCGGCCGGGCGGCGGCGCACCTTGCCGGTGATCTTCAGCACGTATTCGTTGCGCACTTCCTCGGCCAGCTTGAACATCTCGGGGCGATCCGGGTCGCACACCACCTGGGCCAGACCTTCGCGGTCGCGCAGGTCGATGAAGATGACGCCGCCATGGTCGCGCCGGCGATGGTTCCAGCCGCAGAGGGTGACGATCTGGTCGATGTGGCCGGCATTCACCTGGCCGCAATAGTGGGTACGCATGATAAGTGTCCGTGGAGGCAATATGAATCAGTGATACCGGCAGTTACAGGAAATGGGTTAACCGTTCAGGGCATGTCCCGAAGGTTCGTCGTAGGCCGGTGGCGTGGGCGGGAAATGCTGACCGGGTGGCGGAGAGGGAGCAACCACGCCCATCGAGACGATGTATTTGAGCGCTTCATCGACGCTCATTTCGAGTTCGATGGTGTCGCTCTTCTTGACGAAGAAAAAGAAGCCATTCACCGGGCTGGGCGCGGTCGGGATGAACACGCCGACATGTTCCTCATCTTGCGCGGCGCCGATTTCCGCCGTCGGCGCGCTGGTGAGGAAGGCCACCGACCAGGCATGCGGATGCGGATAGCGCACCAGCAGCACCTTGCGGAAGGCTTCGCCATTGCCAGAAAACAGCGTCTCGCTGATCTGCTTGGCGCTGTAGTAAAGGGATTTCACCACCGGGATGCGCGCCAGTACGCCCTCCCAGAAGCGTACCAGGCGCTGGCCGATGATGTTGGCGGTGACCAGGCCGGTGATGAAAACGATCAGCAGGGTCAGCACCATGCCGATGCCCGGTATGTACATGCCCAGCAGGGTTTCCGGCTGGATGGCATGCGGCAGCAGCAGCAGCGACTGGTCCATCAGGCGGACGATCATCGACAGCACCCAGAAGGTGATGGCCAGCGGGATCCAGATCAGCAGCCCGGTGATGAAGTATTTTTTCAGCAAGTGCGCGCCCCTTGTGGGCCAGGGAGTGGGAAAGAGGCTTTCTGCTCTTTGCGTTACTACTGTCGTACCGTGAGCAGACTCTCAATGACAGCCGCAGCCGCCGCCGCAGGCGGGCGCGGCGGCCGGCGCTGCGTCTGCCGGGGCTGGCGCGGGAGCGGAGTCGGCGTTGCCCTTGAAATCGGTGGCATACCAGCCCGTTCCCTTCAACTGGAAGCCGGGGGCGGTGACTTGTTTGACGAAGGTTGCAGCGTTGCAGGCCGTGCAGGTAGTCAGCACGGGATCGCTCATTTTCTGCAGCACGTCTTCCGCGTGGCCGCAGGCGCTGCAACGGTAGGCGTAGATAGGCATGGGAAACTCCGGAAAAGAAGGGGATTATAACCGATAGCTTATGCGCATTTACTGGGCGAGCCGCCCGTTCGGCCCAGATGGAGGCGCTTGCCGGGAATGCAAGGGTTTCCCGAATCCGGGGAGAAATTCAGGCGCCGGGCAGAATCAGCTGATTCAGCGACTTGCCCCAGAACAGGGCAATGACGCCTGCCGTTGCGAGGTAGGGGCCGAAGGGTATGGGCGCATTGCGGCCGTGGCGGGCGAAGACGATCAGGCTGATGCCGACGACGGCGCCGACCACCGACGACAGCAGTACCACCAGCGGCAGCAGTTGCCAGCCGAACCAGGCGCCGATGGCGGCGAGCAGCTTGAAGTCGCCATAGCCCATGCCTTCCTTGCCGGTGGCCAGCTTGAAGCCCCAATACACGCACCACAGCGCCAGATAGCCGGCCATGGCGCCGATCACCGCGCTGCCTGTATCGGTGAAATATCCGCCAAGGTTGAACAGCAGGCCCAGCCAAAGCAGCGGCAAGGTGATGTCGTCGGGCAGCAGTTGGGTATCGAAGTCGATGAAAGTCAGCGCGATCAT from Sterolibacterium denitrificans carries:
- a CDS encoding DUF502 domain-containing protein, whose amino-acid sequence is MKKYFITGLLIWIPLAITFWVLSMIVRLMDQSLLLLPHAIQPETLLGMYIPGIGMVLTLLIVFITGLVTANIIGQRLVRFWEGVLARIPVVKSLYYSAKQISETLFSGNGEAFRKVLLVRYPHPHAWSVAFLTSAPTAEIGAAQDEEHVGVFIPTAPSPVNGFFFFVKKSDTIELEMSVDEALKYIVSMGVVAPSPPPGQHFPPTPPAYDEPSGHALNG
- a CDS encoding FmdB family zinc ribbon protein → MPIYAYRCSACGHAEDVLQKMSDPVLTTCTACNAATFVKQVTAPGFQLKGTGWYATDFKGNADSAPAPAPADAAPAAAPACGGGCGCH
- a CDS encoding prepilin peptidase translates to MSPQLTTLLTQPACLAALCLLLGLMVGSFLNVVIHRLPLMMQREWEAQCAELREETLAPQETFNLAVPRSRCPKCGHAISALENIPIISWLVLRGRCRGCQAPISPRYPLIEALCGLLSAYAAWRFGYTPMLAGALLFLWAMIALTFIDFDTQLLPDDITLPLLWLGLLFNLGGYFTDTGSAVIGAMAGYLALWCVYWGFKLATGKEGMGYGDFKLLAAIGAWFGWQLLPLVVLLSSVVGAVVGISLIVFARHGRNAPIPFGPYLATAGVIALFWGKSLNQLILPGA